Genomic DNA from uncultured Desulfuromusa sp.:
CTAAATTAAAAGTGGGGACCAAGGTAGAGATTGAAGCTGACGATTCAAAAGGTGCACCTAAAAAGAGCGGCGGGAGTATGCTCCAAGGCTGCTAATTTTTACAGACTGACTGCCGGGGTCGGTTGTCAGCCGTAAATATGAATGTTCGTTGACCCCGCTGCTTGCGGCGGGGTTATTCATTTTGAGAATATCGAGGATTAAATATGAGAAAGACAAAGATCACGTTGATGGCTTTATTTGCCTGTTTCGCGACCTTTGCTCTAATTGCGACGTCATCTTTTGCCGCAGGTGTGGGTAAGGACGGAACAATTGTCGCTAAAAAAGGCAAGGCCACGACTATCGCCGAACTTGTTTCCATGTATGATTCTACCGGATGTATTGACTGCCACGAAGACATCCATGATGAATGGGCTAACTCAGCCCATGCTCGTTCAGTCTATGGAACCGGGCGGACTGCTGCAACGATGAAAACAGCATTAGAAAACGGGGTCCTGTCCTGGGCTTATTCAGGAGCAACAGAACCGGAAGATGTTGAAGTTGATCATCTTATGGGCTGTGCCAAGTGCCACTTGCCGCAGTTGGCAGATGCAACGGATGCCGTTGCCAAGGAATTTATTGCTGACATTTATGCATTGATGGACGCTTACCGCAATGATGATGAGACGAAGTTTGATGAAATGAAAGACACTCTTCTGAGTCTGAATATCAACTGCCTGGTCTGTCATAACCGTATGGCGATTACTCACAAATGGACTGATGGCTATCCTCAGGATGGTGCCGTCTATGGTTCCTATGATGGCGAGCATGAAGACGAAGCCTTTCCGCATGCCAAGGTGAGTCCCATCATGAGCGAATCAATCTTCTGTGGCCAGTGCCACGGTCTTGGTCCGAACTTTGAGCTGGACAATCCAACTCAGTGCGCTACTGCGTATGGTAGTTACCTTTGGGCTTATACTGCAGAAGGCGGCACTGAAACCTGCCAGGAATGTCACATGGAAAAAAGTGGCCTCGGCCACGATATGCAAAGCTACCGTTCAACGGTTATGTCAGATGCCGCTGTCGATTTTGAGGTTGAAGCTTACGGGGCTAAATGGCGTGATGGTCGCCTGATGACGCCGAAAGCGATTGTCAAAGTTAAAATGACCAACCGCACCGGACACGCCATCCCTGATGGCTGACCGACTCCTAACCGACTGGTTCTGTCGGTCAGTGCAGTTGACAGCGAAGGGGATGAATTGTTCAATCAGGAAAAAATCTACATGCCAATGCCGCAAAAAATGGGTCGTGGCGATGAAATGGGCCGTGGTCCTTACGAGAAAAGCGGCATCATCAATGATACCGGATTGCCTCCAGGGAAAACGGTTGAAGAACATTTTGAGATTCCATTTTATACCGAAGATATCTACGACGATAATGACCGTATCATTGAGCGGAAGTTGATGGATAACGAGCTGGAAATCAATGTTAAACTCTGGTATCTGCCGTATGGTAACAAGCAGAGTGATCCATTTATCTGGCAAGATTTTACGAAAAAAGTGACGGTAAGCGAATAACATCTATTTGCTTGCGCATTGAACATTGCTCAGCGGCTGTCGATCCCCGGTTTGTCTTTACATTGGATCGACAGCCGTATTTTTTTTGTTCCAAATTCCATCCATGCTAGAATCTAAAAAATAACATCATGAAGGCCCGTAAAGTTATTTATGAGAACAATTCCAAAACGCTATATCTTATTCCTTGCCCTACTGATCATCGTTGCAGGCTGCAGTCAGAAGCCGGGGGACGGGTCTACCTGTTCAGCCTGTCATCAGGGGCTGGAATTGGCATCAGAAACCCATCTTGAGTGTGTTTCCTGTCATGGTGGTGATCCGGATGAGCCTGAAGAAAAGGCTTCTCATCAAAGTATGTATGGTCCGAAAAATCCTGCCGATCCAAAATATTGGGACAAAACCTGTGGCAAATGTCACCCTTACCAGCTGGACCGGGTCAGAGCCAATCTGATGTACACCAACACGGGGATGATCAAAAATACTCAGGCAACCTGGGAGGGAGAAGATGGAATTCTCTATGCGACCCGTAAGGAGCAGGTTCCAAACGCAACAGGGGAGCAGATGGAACTAAAATCTGTTGTGGAGCTTGATAATCTGGCCGGTGAGCTTTATCGCAAGACCTGTTCCTTATGTCATATCGGCGTTGACTCAAATCGGGTTTGGACCGGTAGCCACGCGTCCGGCTGCGGTGCCTGCCATTTTCCGTACAATGAGAATGCAACCTATCAGGGAGATGATCTGACGGTTAAAGGGAAGTGGCCTCATTCCGCCAGTCATAAAATGGAAAACTTGCCGGATAATAGTATTTGTGTTCGCTGCCACAATCGCAGTGGCCGGATAGCTCTTTCCTACGAAGGTCGTAACGATGGCAACAATAGCCTGGTTCCGACTCGAAATGGGGAGCCCGGCCCTGATATTATCAGTGGTGTTCGTAATGTGACCCGGATTCCTCCCGATATTCATCATGAAAAGGGGATGGAATGTATTGACTGTCATACTTCGCGCGACATCATGGGTGATGGTTATGCTTATGAAAACATGTATCAGCAAACGGAAATCACCTGTGAAGATTGCCATGGTAGCGCATCCGAAGGTCCTCGGGTTGAACAGATCAATCGCGAAAATGATGAGGTTCTGCGTGAATCCGCACATTATAAAAAGCGGATGCAACAGGGCGACCGTATGGTGCTGACATCCAAGGGGCGTAAATACTCAAATGTCTTTATTGAGGATGAGAAGGTCTGGGTTCAAGGTAAACGCAGCGGTAAATTGCATGAAAGCAAGGTGATTACGGGAACTCCTGAGCACACCATCAGCGGGCATGAACGCATGGAGTGCTATTCATGCCATTCGCGGACTGTTGTACAGTGTTATGGTTGCCATACTGAATATGATCAGAGAGAGCTTGGTACCGACTATATCAAAGGCAAAAAAACTCCTGGGCAATTCAGGGAGACAGAGGATTATCGGATGCTTTATCCTTTTCCCCTGGCACTTAATCAACGCGGGAAAATTTCTACCGTGACCCCCGGCTGCCAAACTTTTGTCAGTGTGATCGATCCCCAGGGAGAAAAAATTCTCGACGAATATGTCACGATTTATAAAGGAAAGCAGCAATTACGATTTGCACCATTTTTCGGTCACAATACGGGACCAAAAGCCATCGGTTGTGGAGAATGTCATGCCAATCCGGCATTTCTTGGGTTTGGACAGCACATTGTTGAGAGTGATAATGTTGAATCAACCTTGATCTGTGAAAAATCAGAAGAGAAACCTCTGGATGGTTTCATCACCATGAAAGATGGTGAAGTGCAAGCTTTTTCAGCTATTACACGCGAGAACTCCAGACCATTTGTCACTGAAGAAATAAAAAAAATCATGGCAGTGAA
This window encodes:
- the extM gene encoding selenite/tellurite reduction operon c-type cytochrome ExtM, which translates into the protein MRTIPKRYILFLALLIIVAGCSQKPGDGSTCSACHQGLELASETHLECVSCHGGDPDEPEEKASHQSMYGPKNPADPKYWDKTCGKCHPYQLDRVRANLMYTNTGMIKNTQATWEGEDGILYATRKEQVPNATGEQMELKSVVELDNLAGELYRKTCSLCHIGVDSNRVWTGSHASGCGACHFPYNENATYQGDDLTVKGKWPHSASHKMENLPDNSICVRCHNRSGRIALSYEGRNDGNNSLVPTRNGEPGPDIISGVRNVTRIPPDIHHEKGMECIDCHTSRDIMGDGYAYENMYQQTEITCEDCHGSASEGPRVEQINRENDEVLRESAHYKKRMQQGDRMVLTSKGRKYSNVFIEDEKVWVQGKRSGKLHESKVITGTPEHTISGHERMECYSCHSRTVVQCYGCHTEYDQRELGTDYIKGKKTPGQFRETEDYRMLYPFPLALNQRGKISTVTPGCQTFVSVIDPQGEKILDEYVTIYKGKQQLRFAPFFGHNTGPKAIGCGECHANPAFLGFGQHIVESDNVESTLICEKSEEKPLDGFITMKDGEVQAFSAITRENSRPFVTEEIKKIMAVNLCLVCHNDPKDPIYQKELDYNVLDNCLKRSTSVMQ
- the extKL gene encoding multiheme c-type cytochrome ExtKL; this encodes MALFACFATFALIATSSFAAGVGKDGTIVAKKGKATTIAELVSMYDSTGCIDCHEDIHDEWANSAHARSVYGTGRTAATMKTALENGVLSWAYSGATEPEDVEVDHLMGCAKCHLPQLADATDAVAKEFIADIYALMDAYRNDDETKFDEMKDTLLSLNINCLVCHNRMAITHKWTDGYPQDGAVYGSYDGEHEDEAFPHAKVSPIMSESIFCGQCHGLGPNFELDNPTQCATAYGSYLWAYTAEGGTETCQECHMEKSGLGHDMQSYRSTVMSDAAVDFEVEAYGAKWRDGRLMTPKAIVKVKMTNRTGHAIPDGUPTPNRLVLSVSAVDSEGDELFNQEKIYMPMPQKMGRGDEMGRGPYEKSGIINDTGLPPGKTVEEHFEIPFYTEDIYDDNDRIIERKLMDNELEINVKLWYLPYGNKQSDPFIWQDFTKKVTVSE